In Lepisosteus oculatus isolate fLepOcu1 chromosome 28, fLepOcu1.hap2, whole genome shotgun sequence, the following proteins share a genomic window:
- the LOC102687454 gene encoding proline-rich protein 29: MAWENENNYYQMQVWNQDPQSVQIIQQPVPQQPTAIIQQLPSAMYPAVSPVQPGHVKEDLVELMMIQNAQMHQVIMNNMTMSALNAFGYSQSTPQPPPEPPRYPIIVEEEYPEPVYHHHYEPFPSYASWAQVPQQPQNYQDASMQHVDPVTSPNKDMRAVPPPPPPSATGTVGADIPPAAEYYDATEDRI, from the exons ATGGCATGGGAAAATGAGAACAACTATTATCAAATGCAAGTTTGGAACCAGGATCCACAAAGCGTTCAGATTATCCAACAGCCT GTACCACAACAACCAACAGCAATTATACAGCAGCTTCCATCAGCGATGTACCCTGCAGTGTCTCCTGTCCAACCAGGCCATGTCAAAGAAG ATTTAGTAGAACTGATGATGATTCAGAATGCCCAAATGCACCAGGTCATAATGAACAACATGACCATGTCTGCTCTGAATGCCTTTGGGTATTCACAGTCAACTCCACAGCCTCCCCCAGAG CCTCCTAGATACCCTATAATTGTGGAAGAGGAGTATCCAGAGCCTGTTTATCACCATCACTATGAGCCCTTTCCTTCTTACGCCTCCTGGGCTCAGGTGCCACAGCAACCACAGAATTACCAGGATGCTAGTATGCAGCATGTGGATCCTGTAACTTCTCCTAACAAAGACAT GAGAGCAGTTCCACCTCCACCTCCCCCGAGTGCTACTGGTACAGTAGGAGCTGACATACCGCCGGCTGCAG AATATTATGATGCAACAGAAGACAGGATATGA